In Symbiobacterium terraclitae, the following are encoded in one genomic region:
- a CDS encoding D-alanyl-D-alanine carboxypeptidase family protein, which produces MVHAAEPPVLRGDAILLMDARTGQVLYQENGSARLYPASTTKLLTALVAVERGDLDQVIRVSRDAVDKGPDSATCSISEGDEEPLEYLLYGLLLRSGNDCADAIAEGVAGGDRQRFIAWMNETARELGATDSRFANPHGLHDPDHYTTAADLAVIARAALSNPVIARIAATQSFDWPGKEQNGTYYNLLNDLLQSYPPFVAGKTGFTEEAGFTLAGLAEQGDRSLIGVTMGYESRAEEFEDMRALFEFGFSEYHPVDAVAAGSVWGEVPVSDGESPSVPALAAASFSVSARAGEADAGVSLVPRLPEAVEAPVTAGQAIGVLEVMYGDSLLGTVPLVAGEAVAALAPAQAEGGRTGWQFAGIIARAVASVAGTLALAVLVLRTVVRAVRRRRRLGAHGRSRRTVGTRGVISTYRTRTPH; this is translated from the coding sequence GTGGTCCACGCAGCCGAGCCTCCGGTGCTGCGCGGCGATGCAATTCTCCTGATGGATGCGCGGACCGGGCAGGTGTTATACCAGGAGAACGGGTCCGCCCGGCTCTACCCGGCCTCGACCACCAAGTTGCTGACCGCCCTGGTGGCGGTGGAGCGCGGCGACCTCGACCAGGTGATCCGGGTCAGCCGGGACGCCGTGGACAAAGGGCCGGATTCCGCCACCTGCTCCATCAGCGAGGGCGACGAAGAGCCGCTGGAGTACCTCCTGTACGGGCTCCTGCTCCGATCGGGCAACGACTGCGCCGACGCCATCGCAGAAGGCGTGGCCGGCGGCGATCGTCAGCGCTTCATCGCCTGGATGAACGAGACGGCCCGTGAACTCGGCGCCACCGACAGCCGGTTTGCCAACCCGCACGGGCTCCACGACCCCGACCATTATACCACCGCAGCCGACCTGGCCGTCATCGCCAGGGCGGCCCTTTCCAACCCGGTCATCGCGCGCATCGCCGCAACCCAGTCCTTCGACTGGCCGGGCAAGGAGCAGAACGGCACCTACTACAATCTCCTGAACGACCTGCTGCAGAGCTACCCGCCCTTCGTCGCCGGCAAAACGGGCTTCACCGAGGAGGCCGGCTTTACGCTGGCCGGGCTGGCTGAGCAGGGGGATCGCTCGCTGATCGGCGTGACCATGGGCTACGAGAGCAGGGCCGAAGAGTTCGAAGACATGCGGGCACTCTTCGAGTTCGGGTTCTCGGAGTACCACCCGGTGGACGCCGTCGCGGCGGGCTCGGTCTGGGGCGAGGTGCCGGTCAGCGACGGGGAATCGCCCAGCGTACCGGCGCTGGCCGCGGCCTCCTTCTCCGTATCGGCCCGCGCCGGCGAGGCGGACGCGGGCGTGTCGCTGGTCCCCCGGCTGCCCGAGGCCGTCGAGGCTCCCGTGACCGCGGGGCAGGCCATCGGCGTGCTGGAGGTCATGTACGGCGACTCGCTGCTGGGCACGGTGCCGCTGGTCGCCGGCGAGGCGGTGGCGGCCCTCGCGCCCGCGCAGGCTGAGGGCGGCCGCACCGGGTGGCAGTTCGCCGGCATCATCGCCCGTGCGGTCGCCAGCGTGGCGGGCACGCTGGCCCTGGCCGTGCTGGTGCTCCGCACCGTCGTCCGCGCCGTGCGGCGCCGCCGCCGTCTTGGCGCACACGGCAGGAGCCGCCGGACCGTGGGGACGCGCGGCGTGATCAGCACCTATCGGACGCGCACGCCGCACTAG
- a CDS encoding Veg family protein, protein MASRSVLVDIKRDLEAYVGEKIRLKANKGRKKIVEREGVLEGTYPNIFTVRLSEADSVRRVSYSYADLLTEAVELVVCPSGGRETKFGAQSR, encoded by the coding sequence TTGGCTTCCAGGAGTGTTTTGGTCGACATCAAGCGTGACCTTGAGGCTTACGTCGGGGAGAAGATCCGCCTGAAGGCCAACAAGGGCCGCAAGAAGATCGTCGAGCGCGAAGGGGTATTGGAAGGTACATACCCTAACATCTTCACCGTCCGGCTCTCCGAGGCAGACAGCGTGCGGCGGGTCAGTTACAGTTACGCCGACCTGCTCACGGAGGCCGTGGAGTTGGTGGTATGCCCTTCGGGCGGCCGGGAGACCAAGTTCGGGGCACAGTCCCGGTAA
- the purR gene encoding pur operon repressor: MNIDRMNRSQRLVAIMKLLSERPGELLPLSLFTERFGTAKSTISEDLALVKEALEADGSGRLRTLPGAAGGVQYWPLPSREEEQETLLELCRLLSDPGRILPGGFVYMTDLLTHPIWSARIGAIMAARFIDAEPDVVLTVETKGIPLALMVARALGLPMVMARREGRVTEGPSVTLHYISGSSRRIHTMTVGLRALRRGSRVLIVDDFMKAGTTARAMVDVAGEMGASVAGVGIFVTTAQPARKQVDQYVSLLTLEHVDEEERAVHVVPSERPPKE, translated from the coding sequence GTGAACATCGACCGGATGAACCGGAGCCAGCGGCTGGTGGCCATCATGAAACTGCTGTCCGAACGGCCCGGGGAGCTGCTGCCGCTCAGCCTGTTCACCGAGCGGTTCGGCACCGCCAAGTCGACGATCTCCGAGGACCTGGCGCTGGTCAAGGAGGCGCTGGAGGCGGACGGATCCGGCCGCCTGCGCACCCTCCCCGGCGCCGCGGGAGGGGTGCAGTACTGGCCGCTGCCCTCCCGGGAGGAGGAGCAGGAGACCCTGCTCGAACTCTGCCGCCTGCTGAGCGACCCGGGCCGGATCCTGCCCGGGGGCTTCGTCTACATGACCGACCTGCTCACCCATCCGATCTGGAGCGCCCGCATCGGGGCCATCATGGCGGCGCGGTTCATCGACGCCGAGCCCGACGTGGTCCTCACGGTGGAGACCAAGGGAATCCCCCTGGCGCTGATGGTCGCCCGGGCCCTGGGGCTGCCGATGGTCATGGCCCGCCGCGAGGGCCGGGTGACGGAGGGGCCGTCGGTGACGCTGCACTATATTTCGGGTTCCTCGCGGCGCATCCACACGATGACCGTAGGGCTTCGGGCCCTCCGGCGCGGCTCGCGGGTGCTGATCGTGGACGACTTCATGAAGGCCGGGACGACGGCCAGGGCCATGGTCGACGTGGCAGGCGAGATGGGCGCCAGCGTGGCGGGCGTCGGGATCTTCGTGACCACCGCACAGCCGGCCCGGAAGCAGGTGGACCAGTACGTTTCCCTGCTGACCCTGGAACACGTGGATGAAGAAGAGCGGGCGGTGCACGTGGTTCCGTCCGAACGCCCGCCGAAGGAGTGA
- the glmU gene encoding bifunctional UDP-N-acetylglucosamine diphosphorylase/glucosamine-1-phosphate N-acetyltransferase GlmU — translation MSDVTAVLLAAGNGTRMKSDLVKVMHPIAGKPMIGHIVDNVRRAGLDDIILVVGYQQERIRAYLGDSVRYAVQAEQLGTGHAVQQAAPLIDEAEGGHVLIMYGDNPFIGPELIQRLIRAHVDAGAAATLLTAEVSNPGMLGRILRDPATGAFLGSVEYKDATPEQRQIREIWPGIVIFRRQGFTSLLGRLDRNNAQREYYLPQAWEILLREGEKVQALLAATEAEALAPNDRVEWARAEAQLRRMINERHMRAGVTIINPDATYIDAEVEIGRDTVIWPFTFLQGRTRIGRNCTIGPMSTIVASTVDDGCVVQQSVVEESYVGPGCRIGPMAHLRPGCELEGEVEVGNYAELKKAKVGRGVKCHHHSYLGDATIGARANIGAGTITANYNGVEKFRTEIGEGAFIGTNVNLIAPISVGDGALVAAGSTVGPRVEIPADALVVERAPVVVKEGRVAKLKAAWRARKEKREGV, via the coding sequence ATGTCGGACGTCACCGCCGTACTGCTAGCCGCAGGTAACGGAACGCGCATGAAATCTGATCTGGTGAAGGTGATGCATCCCATCGCCGGCAAGCCCATGATCGGCCACATCGTGGACAACGTGCGCCGGGCCGGGCTGGATGATATCATCCTCGTGGTGGGCTACCAGCAGGAGCGGATTCGCGCGTACCTGGGTGACAGCGTGCGCTACGCCGTGCAGGCTGAGCAACTGGGCACGGGACATGCAGTGCAGCAGGCTGCGCCGCTGATCGACGAGGCCGAGGGTGGTCACGTGCTCATCATGTACGGAGACAACCCCTTCATCGGGCCGGAGTTGATTCAGCGGCTGATTCGCGCTCACGTTGATGCCGGGGCCGCGGCCACGCTGCTCACGGCCGAGGTCTCCAATCCGGGGATGCTGGGCCGGATCCTGCGCGACCCGGCGACCGGCGCGTTCCTGGGGAGCGTCGAGTACAAAGACGCGACGCCGGAGCAGCGCCAGATCCGGGAGATCTGGCCGGGCATCGTGATCTTCCGCCGGCAGGGCTTCACCTCCCTGCTGGGCCGGCTCGACCGCAACAACGCCCAGCGTGAATACTACCTCCCGCAGGCCTGGGAGATCCTCCTGCGCGAGGGCGAGAAGGTCCAGGCGCTGCTGGCTGCGACGGAGGCCGAGGCGCTGGCGCCCAACGACCGGGTCGAGTGGGCCCGGGCTGAGGCTCAGCTGCGCCGCATGATCAACGAGCGACATATGCGTGCGGGCGTCACCATCATCAACCCCGACGCCACGTACATCGATGCCGAGGTCGAGATCGGGCGCGACACCGTCATCTGGCCGTTTACGTTCCTCCAAGGCAGGACGCGCATCGGGCGCAACTGCACGATCGGTCCCATGTCCACCATCGTCGCCTCCACGGTGGACGACGGGTGCGTGGTGCAGCAGTCGGTGGTGGAGGAGTCATACGTCGGTCCGGGCTGCCGGATCGGGCCGATGGCCCACCTGCGCCCGGGCTGCGAGCTGGAGGGTGAGGTGGAGGTCGGCAACTACGCCGAGCTCAAGAAGGCGAAGGTCGGCCGCGGCGTGAAGTGCCACCACCATTCCTACCTGGGGGACGCGACGATCGGCGCCCGGGCCAACATCGGCGCCGGAACCATCACCGCCAACTACAACGGCGTCGAGAAGTTCCGGACCGAGATCGGCGAGGGTGCCTTCATCGGCACCAACGTCAACCTGATCGCCCCCATTTCCGTGGGTGACGGCGCACTTGTGGCGGCGGGCTCCACGGTTGGACCCCGGGTAGAGATCCCGGCCGATGCACTCGTCGTGGAACGGGCACCGGTGGTCGTGAAGGAGGGCCGCGTGGCCAAACTGAAAGCTGCCTGGCGCGCGCGGAAGGAAAAAAGGGAGGGCGTCTAG
- a CDS encoding nucleotidyltransferase family protein produces the protein MPVNVIVLAGAANGGPLREVSSAPNEALVEINGKPMIQYVIDALQDARSVGRIVIVAPPGEVEPHVHGKNLEFVPSRGHIVDNVLEALKVLPADEEFLVVSSDVPLVTGRIIDELIALCRQRPADLYYPIVERQVAEARYPNVTRTYVTLREGTFTGGNIFLVNPAIVDRVEPKIRAFLDYRKSPAKMVSLLGLGFTLRYLLLRNLSLKELEEKVSSLLDIKGAVVICPWPEVGIDVDKPSDLELMRAVLK, from the coding sequence ATGCCCGTAAATGTCATCGTCCTGGCGGGTGCCGCCAACGGCGGGCCCCTGCGGGAAGTGAGCTCAGCACCGAACGAGGCGCTCGTCGAGATCAACGGCAAGCCCATGATCCAGTATGTCATCGACGCGCTGCAGGATGCGCGGTCCGTGGGGCGCATCGTCATCGTCGCGCCGCCGGGCGAGGTGGAGCCGCACGTGCACGGGAAGAACCTCGAGTTCGTCCCCAGCCGGGGCCACATCGTCGACAACGTGCTGGAGGCGCTCAAGGTGCTGCCTGCGGACGAGGAGTTCCTCGTGGTCAGCAGCGACGTCCCCCTGGTCACGGGCCGGATCATCGACGAACTCATCGCCCTCTGCCGGCAGCGGCCGGCCGACCTCTACTACCCGATCGTCGAGCGGCAGGTGGCCGAGGCGCGCTACCCGAACGTGACCCGTACCTACGTCACGCTGCGGGAGGGAACGTTCACCGGGGGCAACATCTTCCTGGTCAACCCCGCCATCGTGGACCGGGTGGAGCCGAAGATCCGTGCTTTCCTCGACTACCGCAAAAGCCCGGCAAAGATGGTCAGCCTCCTGGGCCTCGGTTTCACGCTGCGCTATCTGCTCCTGCGGAACCTGAGCCTCAAAGAACTGGAAGAGAAGGTCTCGAGCCTGCTGGACATCAAGGGCGCGGTGGTGATCTGCCCCTGGCCCGAGGTGGGCATCGACGTGGACAAACCCAGCGACCTGGAGCTGATGCGTGCGGTCTTGAAGTAG
- a CDS encoding ribonuclease H-like YkuK family protein — translation MQDGRFYSPTKGPLTFDQLVEDLLAFMAEEPDGSYRLIVGSDSHTRTELCFVTAIIVHRRGKGARFYYRKRRQHRIRSLRQRIFYEAAMSLTTAERLAQSLASSGTTGLDVEIHLDIGERGETRELIRDVVGMIVGSGFHAEIKPNSYGASKVADRYTK, via the coding sequence TTGCAGGATGGTAGATTCTACAGCCCCACAAAGGGACCGCTGACCTTCGATCAACTTGTCGAGGACCTGTTGGCCTTCATGGCCGAGGAGCCCGACGGCTCCTACCGGCTGATCGTGGGCTCGGACTCGCACACGCGGACCGAGCTGTGCTTCGTCACCGCGATCATCGTGCACCGCCGCGGCAAGGGGGCGCGGTTCTACTACCGGAAGCGGCGGCAGCACCGCATCCGGAGCCTGCGGCAGCGCATCTTCTACGAGGCCGCCATGTCGCTCACCACGGCCGAGCGGCTCGCGCAGAGCCTGGCCAGCAGCGGGACGACCGGCCTCGATGTGGAGATCCACCTCGACATCGGCGAACGGGGCGAGACCCGGGAGCTGATCCGCGACGTTGTGGGCATGATCGTGGGCAGCGGTTTCCACGCCGAGATCAAACCCAACTCTTATGGAGCGTCCAAAGTCGCTGACCGCTACACCAAGTAG
- the ilvA gene encoding threonine ammonia-lyase: MVSLADIEKARDLLAHLIKKTPLLQSPGISAHLGLDIHLKAENLQRAGSFKVRGALNKIYALTEEEKARGVIAASAGNHAQGVALAAGSLGIRAVICMPEGAPISKIEATQSYGAEVVLHGATYDDAYAKARELQAAHGYTFIHGFDDPYTIAGQGTIGLEILEELPDVATVVVPIGGGGLMAGIALALKSLRPQVRVVGVQAAGAPAVFLSHQHGELTATESVHTIADGIAIKNPGKLCWEIIRKHVDDVVLVDEEEIAQSILYLLERAKVIVEGAGAVGMAAVLGDKIPDLRGPVCVVLSGGNIDVNIISRIIERGLVKAGRYIRLSTFVPDRPGGLQELLATVAQTGANVIHVHHERWLNKVTIGEVEINLALETRNAHHVDEILATLKAKGYHVSIIPPFRPSDW; this comes from the coding sequence TTGGTTTCGCTTGCAGACATCGAGAAAGCCAGGGATCTGCTCGCACACCTCATCAAGAAGACGCCGCTGCTCCAGAGCCCCGGCATCAGCGCACACCTGGGGCTCGACATCCACCTCAAGGCCGAGAACCTCCAGCGCGCCGGCTCCTTCAAGGTGCGGGGGGCGCTGAACAAGATCTACGCACTCACCGAGGAAGAGAAGGCGCGGGGCGTGATCGCCGCCTCGGCGGGCAACCACGCCCAGGGCGTGGCCCTGGCGGCGGGCAGCCTCGGCATCCGTGCCGTGATCTGCATGCCGGAGGGGGCGCCCATCTCCAAGATCGAGGCGACGCAGAGCTACGGCGCCGAGGTGGTCCTCCACGGCGCCACGTACGACGACGCCTACGCCAAGGCCCGGGAGCTCCAGGCCGCGCACGGCTACACCTTCATCCACGGTTTCGACGACCCGTACACCATCGCCGGCCAGGGGACGATCGGCCTGGAGATCCTGGAGGAGCTGCCCGACGTGGCCACCGTCGTGGTGCCCATCGGCGGCGGCGGCCTGATGGCGGGGATCGCCCTGGCCCTGAAGTCCCTGCGGCCGCAGGTGCGGGTCGTCGGGGTGCAGGCGGCCGGCGCCCCGGCGGTCTTCCTCAGCCACCAGCACGGCGAACTCACCGCCACGGAGTCGGTGCACACCATCGCCGACGGCATTGCCATCAAGAACCCGGGCAAGCTGTGCTGGGAGATCATCCGGAAGCACGTCGACGATGTGGTGCTGGTAGACGAGGAGGAGATCGCACAGTCGATCCTGTACCTCTTGGAGAGGGCCAAGGTGATCGTCGAGGGGGCCGGTGCCGTGGGAATGGCCGCCGTCCTCGGCGACAAGATCCCCGACCTGCGGGGGCCGGTCTGCGTCGTGCTCTCGGGCGGGAACATCGACGTCAACATCATTTCGCGGATCATCGAGCGCGGGCTGGTGAAGGCGGGCCGGTACATCCGCCTCTCCACCTTCGTGCCCGACCGGCCCGGCGGACTGCAGGAGCTGCTGGCCACCGTGGCCCAGACGGGCGCCAACGTGATCCACGTCCACCATGAGCGCTGGCTCAACAAGGTGACCATCGGCGAGGTGGAGATCAACCTCGCCCTGGAGACCCGGAACGCCCACCATGTGGACGAGATCCTGGCCACCCTGAAGGCGAAGGGCTACCACGTCTCGATCATCCCGCCGTTTCGTCCCAGCGACTGGTAG
- the rsmA gene encoding 16S rRNA (adenine(1518)-N(6)/adenine(1519)-N(6))-dimethyltransferase RsmA produces the protein MDLASPGVLKAIMARHGLRPQHRLGQNFLIDGRVLDAILAAAALAPDDVVLEIGPGLGTLTQRLAAAAGRVLCIELDRGLVEVLRETVVASYPNVDVVHGDANRVDLHKLLSERLPPGRKAKVVANLPYYVTTPLVMRLLEEGLPLESIVVMVQREVAERMVAPPGGKDYGALSVAVQYYTEPAVVMRVSPASFMPQPEVESAVVRMRVRTEPPVAAPERAFFRVVKAAFGQRRKSLANALTSLGFPKDVVQAALLAAGIEPGRRGESLSLEEFAAVTRNLYSAEGA, from the coding sequence ATGGATCTGGCCAGCCCCGGCGTGCTGAAGGCCATTATGGCCCGGCACGGCCTCCGCCCCCAGCACCGTCTGGGGCAGAACTTCCTGATCGACGGGCGGGTGCTCGACGCCATCCTCGCTGCCGCCGCCCTTGCCCCGGACGACGTGGTGCTGGAGATCGGCCCCGGCCTGGGCACCCTGACGCAGCGCCTCGCCGCCGCCGCAGGGCGCGTGCTCTGCATTGAGCTGGACCGGGGGCTCGTGGAGGTACTCAGGGAGACGGTGGTGGCGTCCTACCCCAACGTTGACGTGGTCCACGGGGACGCCAACAGGGTGGATTTACATAAACTGCTATCAGAGCGCTTGCCCCCCGGCCGGAAGGCCAAGGTGGTCGCCAACCTGCCCTACTACGTCACGACCCCGCTGGTGATGCGCCTGCTGGAAGAAGGGCTGCCGCTGGAGAGCATCGTGGTGATGGTGCAGCGCGAGGTGGCCGAGCGGATGGTCGCTCCGCCCGGCGGGAAAGACTACGGCGCCCTGAGCGTGGCGGTGCAGTACTACACGGAGCCGGCGGTGGTGATGCGGGTGAGCCCGGCCTCGTTCATGCCCCAGCCGGAGGTGGAATCGGCGGTGGTCCGGATGCGGGTGCGCACGGAGCCGCCGGTGGCCGCACCCGAGCGGGCGTTCTTCCGGGTGGTGAAGGCCGCCTTCGGGCAGCGGCGCAAGAGCCTCGCCAACGCGCTGACCAGCCTGGGGTTCCCGAAGGATGTCGTGCAGGCGGCCCTGCTGGCCGCGGGCATCGAGCCGGGCCGCAGGGGGGAGAGCCTGTCGCTGGAGGAGTTTGCCGCTGTGACACGGAACCTGTACTCAGCCGAAGGTGCCTGA
- the ispE gene encoding 4-(cytidine 5'-diphospho)-2-C-methyl-D-erythritol kinase — translation MHTAAAARLELQCCAKVNLTLDVLDRRPEDGYHYIRTIMVPISLSDRLVLEPTPDGITLESDPAVTGRVEENLAYRAGVLLQRATGYRGGARIALRKAIPVAGGLAGGSTDAAGVLVGLNRLWGTGLSDEELVRLALQLGSDVPFFVHSRPARVEGIGERITPIRLAEPLWLVIATPDVAKSTGRVYALFDQLPSVSPRPDTAAMEQALATGDLPGVAQRLCNVFEQVMLPRHPEIALLKEAMLAGGAYGALMSGAGPTVLGLVPDEAAGAALLERIRPLARAAWLVRTPPSAACASDRC, via the coding sequence ATGCACACCGCTGCGGCGGCGCGGCTGGAACTGCAGTGCTGCGCGAAGGTCAACCTCACGCTGGACGTCCTCGACCGGCGCCCGGAGGACGGGTACCACTACATCCGGACCATCATGGTGCCGATCTCGCTGAGCGACAGGCTGGTGCTCGAGCCGACCCCCGACGGCATCACCCTGGAGAGCGATCCCGCCGTCACCGGCCGGGTGGAGGAGAACCTGGCCTACCGGGCCGGGGTGCTCCTGCAGCGCGCCACGGGATACCGGGGCGGCGCCCGGATTGCGCTGCGGAAGGCGATTCCGGTGGCAGGCGGCCTGGCCGGCGGCTCCACGGATGCGGCGGGCGTGCTGGTGGGCCTGAACCGCCTGTGGGGCACGGGGCTCAGCGACGAGGAGCTCGTCCGCCTGGCCCTCCAGCTCGGGTCAGACGTCCCCTTCTTCGTCCACAGCCGCCCGGCCAGGGTCGAGGGGATCGGTGAGCGGATCACGCCCATCCGCCTCGCGGAGCCGCTCTGGCTGGTGATCGCCACGCCCGACGTGGCCAAGTCGACGGGCAGGGTGTACGCGCTCTTCGACCAGCTGCCCTCCGTCTCGCCGCGCCCCGACACCGCGGCAATGGAGCAGGCGCTGGCGACGGGGGACCTCCCCGGCGTCGCGCAGCGCCTGTGCAACGTGTTCGAGCAGGTGATGCTGCCCCGGCACCCGGAGATCGCCCTCCTCAAGGAGGCCATGCTGGCCGGCGGCGCGTATGGCGCGCTGATGTCCGGAGCGGGACCGACGGTCCTGGGGCTCGTGCCGGACGAGGCCGCCGGCGCGGCCCTGCTGGAACGGATCCGCCCGCTGGCGCGGGCGGCCTGGCTCGTCCGGACGCCGCCTAGTGCGGCGTGCGCGTCCGATAGGTGCTGA